The genomic DNA TCCTGCTATTCAGCTTCGGTATCAGCGAGCCTTTGGAAAAAAAGCGTACCTACCCTTCCGGCGGCCAGTTCTATTCCCTGGAAATCTACCTGCTTCCGACCATCCGTTCCGTGGCATCAGGGCTTCTCGAGGAAAAAGTGTACAAGCTCAATGTGAATGAAGGGACGCTCGTGGAAATGGAGGATCTCGATCTGGCGAAGCTTCCCCTGCTGAGCGCTTCCACGGACGTCGGATTCTTCTCATTGAAGGAAGCCCAGTGCGTCGTCGTACTGGTGGGCAATGATAGTGATCTATCGGTAAAGTACATGGATCTTTCATACAGGATCATGCTTCTCGAAGCCGGCCACATGGCACAAAATTTCCTTCTCACCTGTACCAGCCTCGGTCTCTCGTCCGTGCCGCTGGGAGGGTTCCATGAAGGGGAAATTAAAAATATGCTGCAGCTCACGGACGACAAGATGGTGCTGTATACGCTACTAGGAGGATGACGATGGAGAATCAAGTGATCAGGTTGAAAGACGACTATATGATCCTATCCAATCCGAGGGACCGGCGTGAGGTCATCGTTCTTGATAAAAAGGAAGAAAAGATCATCCTCAAATGCAATCTCGGTCCTCAATTCGAAAAGGTCCAACTGGATTTTGAAGCGGTCCTGAGGCATTTCGTCTCCTTTCAAAGCTTGAGTGGAAGCATTGAAGGAAAGCTTGCCATCAAGCTGCTGCAGACACATCCGCAATTGTTCGACCAAGCGGGGTTCACAAGTCCCGCTTTGAAAGAGGATTACATACAGTATGAGTTCGGAAGGTCAATCCGTCCGGAATCGCTTTATGAAACCTATCGGGGATCTGAAGGGAAGAAAACCTTCATCCTCTGGGGAATCAGTGAAACCAGCCTTACCCTCAGCCGGACCCTGTCATCATTGGGGATGAGCGTCTCGATCGTGGAGCCCTCGTCGAGGGAACGGGAGGATATCCAGCTTCAAAAGCTCCTGACCATGCACGGGTCCAGTTCGGTTGAAGAGCTTTACGGTGAGCGGGTCCAATGGGTCGCCCCGGAGGACCAGGAGGGTGTCTGGATCATCGATAACCGGCTTCTTGAACTGAATCTGATCGATGCAGAGAGGGCTCTGGGCCAGATCGCTTCATCGATCGCCGTCCACTACGGATGCTACACCGATGAATTCACCGTCGGACCATTGGTGCTAAAAGAAGAAAGCTATGGATACACGGATTTCAGGAAGATCCATGGTGGGACGCCTGCCCTTCCTACCGTTCCCCAGTCCATGATCCAAGCGGGTCTCATCCAGCGGATCCTTTATTTCATTCATGAAGAAACGCTCAAACACTTGGCAGAAGATGTCCAGCTTCCCATCAACGGTGCCTTTGCATTTGATAACGATAGCTTCAATTCCAAATTAATCGACATAGAAGGTGGTTGGTAACCATGATCCTCAATGTGAATAACCTCAATAAAGCCTATGGTTCGAAAACGATCTTGAACAATATCTCCTTCAAGGTGGAGGAAAATAAAATCCTGGCCGTGATGGGACCGAACGGGGTGGGAAAGACGACCCTCCTCGAGATCCTCATGACCTTGAAGCCGTGGAACTCAGGAGAAGTAGAGCTCATCGGCATGGACCTGTCCAAAGCAGCGAATCTGTCTAAGATCCGCTCGAATATCGGAGTGGTCTTCCAGGAAGGCGGGATGTACGCATATCTCAAGATTGCCGAGATCCTCGACCTGTTTGCATCCTTCCATAACATCAGTGAAGAGCGTGTCCGCCACGTCATCGAGATCTTCTCACTCGAATCACATCTGAACGTGAAGTTCGAGAAGCTGTCTGGCGGGTGGAAAAAACGGATCCTCCTCGCGTGTGCGTTCCTGAACTCACCGAAGATCCTCTTCCTGGACGAACCTACGACGGGTCTCGATCCGGAAGCAACGAACGATTTGTGGACGAATATCTCCGTTGCCAAAGAGCAGGGAGCCACCATCATCTTGTCCACCCATTCCCTTGAAGAAGTGGATATGTACGCCGATGAAGTGATCATCCTGAACAAGGGCATGATTGCAGAACGCGGAAATCCGAGGGAGCTGAAGCATAAGCATGGCACCCTTTACTTCAAAGAAGCCTATTTCAACGTGATCAAAGAAAGGAAGGCGGCCAATGAATAAATCGCTGATCAAACTTAGTAAGTATGATTTCCTTGTCTTCTTCCGGGAGCCTTTCTTCGCCCTTCCCATCATGATATTGCCGGGCATCTTCTTTTTCGTCTTCATGAAGATCTTCAGTAATACGATTGGCGGGGCTGAGAACTTCGGACCGTATATCCCGATCTATGGATTACTCATTTCATTCCTTGTCCTATTCTTCAATATCGGTCTGCAGTATGTAACGGAGAAGGAGCGGGGGATTCATAAGCGGCTCGTACTGTCGTCCATCAGCATTTATCAGATCATTTTCACGTACGTCATACGCGGTGTGCTGCTTTCGCTTTTGGGATTTGCCCAGATTCTCGCGATCGGGGTATTCGTCTTCAAAACGACCATCACGGATCATATGATCGTGTTCCTGTTGACGTTTGTGATCGTGATCGGGATTACGCTGTTGTTCAGTTTGTCGACGCATAATCTGTTCAAGAACTCGCGTCAGGTGCTTCCATATACGATCATCATGTTCCAGTATGTGCTGTTCGGATCAGGGTTGATGTTCCCGACGGATCAGCTTCCTGGGTATTTGAAGTTTTTTGTGGATATCAATCCGTTTTATCATATGAAGGAGATCTTGCTCGGGGTATGGCACTGGTCGGGTGTGGAGATGGTGAATGTGTTGTATCTGGTGTTTATTGTGTTCTTGTGTTTGGGGTTGATTTTCGTTAAGTCGAGGTCGAAGGAGTATTGAGGTGTGGTCGTCATTCCTGATGGGTGGCGGCTTTTTTTGTTTTATTTTTATCGAGTTTTATTGATGATGGGTCCGTGCCTTTCCGCTGCGGCGGGTCGCTTTCCGCGGGGAGATCGGTGGAGCCTCCTCGTGCCTGCGGGGTCTCCCCTGTCCGCCTAACCGCAGGAGTCGACCCGCCTCCGCTGCAAGGCAATCTTGGATGTTCCCATCATCCGGTCAAAGATAGGTGGATCCGCATCCCGATCTATTTTTATGAAGGGTTAAGGGAGAATGAAGACCGTGCCTTTTCGCTGCGGCTGGTCGCTTTCCGCGGGGCGATCGGTGGAGCCTCCTCGTGCCTGCGGGGTCTCCCCCGCCCCCCTAACCGCAGGAGTCGACCTGCCTCCGCTGCAAGGCACTCTTTGGTGATTAGGAGGGTGGATGGAAGGTCTACATCGCATCGTTTTGCCACGAGAGACAACACATACTTCTGATGGAAATAGCCATCGTGGACTGACGGTATTCTTGGATTCCCTACTTAGATTTCCTTATTTAATGAGGGTATCCTTCCCATTATCCATTTTGCATGCTTCATAACACCAAAGAGTGCATTGAAGCGGAAGGCGCTTGACTCCGACGGGAATAGAGGAAAGGTCGAGACCCCGGAAGCGCAGCTGAGGAGGCTCGACTTCCTCCCCGCGGAAAGCAAGCGCCTGCAGCGGAAAGGAACGGTCCACGTATTTTCTCTATCTCAATCCCAGGAGTGATTTCCACCTGAATCAACACACATCGTATAATCCTAAGAAAATCATATTCAAAAGAGATTTGTGCTTTATTGTTAGTTAGGATGCACGCAATGACCGACCAACGCTCACTTTTGTGAAAGCAAAGAGTGCATTGAAGCGAAAGGCGCTTGACTCCGACGGGAATAGAGGAAAGGTCGAGACCCCGGAAGCGGAGCTGAGGAGGCTCGACTTCCTCCCCGCGGAAAGCAAGCGCCTGTAGCGGAAAGGAACGGTCCACGTATTTTTTCTATCTCCATTTCAACCAAACGACCACATGCCCAGTTTAATTTCGTGAGCGCGTGGACACAAGAGGATTGATTTTCATAACAGGAGGGAATAAAACCTTCACAAAGGGCATTGCTTGTAAGGAAGGGGAGTGGGATAATTAGCCGTTGTTTGAACAAGATAATCTTTAATAGAAGCAAGTGGAATCATATTTTTATTCGGAAAGAAGGAAACAGGTATGAATAAG from Rossellomorea marisflavi includes the following:
- a CDS encoding ABC transporter ATP-binding protein, with the protein product MILNVNNLNKAYGSKTILNNISFKVEENKILAVMGPNGVGKTTLLEILMTLKPWNSGEVELIGMDLSKAANLSKIRSNIGVVFQEGGMYAYLKIAEILDLFASFHNISEERVRHVIEIFSLESHLNVKFEKLSGGWKKRILLACAFLNSPKILFLDEPTTGLDPEATNDLWTNISVAKEQGATIILSTHSLEEVDMYADEVIILNKGMIAERGNPRELKHKHGTLYFKEAYFNVIKERKAANE
- a CDS encoding SagB family peptide dehydrogenase, which produces MKWDFTFSAGDTTQRYRNYHRSSSHAPLMQMRKAPRREYEVRDLDSKGKRVKWHMDPGRFDQAGGKTFAEVMKNRRTSWNFGERDVTEEELKELLLFSFGISEPLEKKRTYPSGGQFYSLEIYLLPTIRSVASGLLEEKVYKLNVNEGTLVEMEDLDLAKLPLLSASTDVGFFSLKEAQCVVVLVGNDSDLSVKYMDLSYRIMLLEAGHMAQNFLLTCTSLGLSSVPLGGFHEGEIKNMLQLTDDKMVLYTLLGG
- a CDS encoding ABC transporter permease → MNKSLIKLSKYDFLVFFREPFFALPIMILPGIFFFVFMKIFSNTIGGAENFGPYIPIYGLLISFLVLFFNIGLQYVTEKERGIHKRLVLSSISIYQIIFTYVIRGVLLSLLGFAQILAIGVFVFKTTITDHMIVFLLTFVIVIGITLLFSLSTHNLFKNSRQVLPYTIIMFQYVLFGSGLMFPTDQLPGYLKFFVDINPFYHMKEILLGVWHWSGVEMVNVLYLVFIVFLCLGLIFVKSRSKEY